The DNA sequence ttctcatttctaaaaataattttttgaaaacaaaaaacaaaaaacaataccaaacatgctcttaaTGTTTAATCaacatttttattaaaaaggCACAGGAGAAATATAGATTTGTGTCTTAGTTGGTGTCCTGGAACAGATTGAAAACGGCTGATAGGAATTCAAGGTGTGCAAGATTGTTTCCTCTGCGGTAATGATCCTAAAACACATGCTCACTTGTTCTTCATGAGATCAGACTCATCCACTTCTTATTTTCCTGCCCAAAAAAAGCTCATCACAAATATTGTGACAAAAACCTATTTTCTCCCACACGTAATAAAAACCACCGAATGATATATTTTCTCCTATAAAACAGCTGAACAATAACAAAGGAAAAGATCTAATGCGTGTGAAAATTAACCTCCCGAGTCCCCGAGTAGAAAAACTCATCACGAAATTGTCATGCCCAGCCAACCCATCATCCGAGAGAGCCTATATAATCAGCAACTCAACACCCCATTTCATATCATcattcaaaacaaacacattattattaattattaacagTACAATATATAATCTccttatattaatattaatttcttcCTTTTTACTATACCAAAATGAGTACAAAGAGAGTGAAAGTAGTAGCTGTAGCAGTGTCACTACTAATGTTGATACAGGTGGGTTGGAGCCAGCAGGAAGGGTCTAGCCAGCCACAATGCAACCAAGTGGTGCAGCAGCTAACCCCATGCGTCCAGTACGTGACTGGGAGGGAGTCGAAGCCCTCAGACGCATGCTGCAATGGGGCCAAACAGCTGGCTGCGTCAGCTAAGACCACAAAAGACAGGCAAACTGCTTGTAGTTGCATTAAGCAAGCCGTTGGTGGTTTGCCTAACGTTGACCCTTCAAAAATTTCTAGTGTCCCCAAAGAATGTAACATTGATTTCAGTTTGCCCCCTATCACTCGAGACTTCGACTGTTCTACGTACGTATTCATTAATTAATACATGTACTATATATGTAGGTGTATCAACTGTTGATTATATTAATTGCACtaattaatatgttttttgtTTTGTACATGCAGGATTAAGGCTATGTACtggtgattatatatataatatatctatCTATGATATTGGGATCCCCtcaaagatatatatattgtaccAGATAAGaccttcataaaataaattgtagcgctattatatctatatatctattaaTGTACTGATCATCGTCAGTCTTTCGTTTTatgaaacaataattaataatgtcCTTTTGTGGGAAatgtttatcttatttttaattatcaatGAATTATATGTTGATCTTATTATTgtttgctctctctctctctctctctctctctctctctctctctctctctctctctctctctctaaatatACATAGCTATATAATTATACGTTGGGACTTGGGGTAAGTGATTCTCAAAGCCTCCAAAATAATCGGTTGATAAAGAGGGAATATGATCTCGAAGTCATTTTAATCTTATCTTTTGTgaaaatgaattttgaaaatttatgggATGCGGTAGAAATTCACTTCTTATATTATTTGCATAAAACGAtgggaaattttttttattgcgaggttgtttatttattttcgtaGAACTGAAAATATGACAAACAAGATATAAATTAATGAAGACAACTGAAAGCAGTTAGTTGATCAAGAGAATTATGATTatgatataattataaaatcaaaAGCATATATAGTATACACTTGTACAATAATGATCTCTATCTATGTAATATTGCTAGAAGTAGTCATTCGTATTCACGATATATATGAATAAGTTAGTCCAATGAACAGAAAATTAGTAACAATTAATAACAAGTAGCAACAGGACGTATTCTGGTAGAAAGTCTAATTGCAATTCCTCAACTCGTATGATTTATCAAACCCTTCTTAAAATAATCATATCTTGTATTAGTGATTATAGATAGGTATTTTTGGTATTATGGCCCGTTTACTCGTCAATACTATCAAAGGGGAAAATCttattgaaatttgaatttggcAATTAGCAGACATTATTGTCTATTAATCTTGAAGATCAGAGACAATGAAATTATCCCCTTAAAAAATATAAGTAATTATCAAAGTAATAACATTTCTAATTAGTGAAATCACCCTATGTATAGGCCGATATTATACATAAATTATGCAAAGACAGATTATACATTAGCAAATTAAATAGCTTATGCATATTGCCTCGTACTAAAATTCAGAGAGTAGCTAGGAATGCTCAGAAGTGAAATCAGGCTGAGCTGGTTTCCAAGGTAGCAAAGGAGCCAATCTCTGCGGGGGTCTAGAGCTGCACACACCGCTTTGTCTTAAACACTCGTCAAACTTTCTCTTCCAATGTCTCCGCCACAACGCTTGTATGTAAGAAGACGCCCATATTCTCCATTGAGAAGAGTAGAACCTGAAAAGTATACCAAAACGGCAAAAATCACCCTATTtcagttttagtattttctttctataaaaGAGTTAGTTGACAATTTATTTTCTGTTACAAGTAGCTTATTACAGCTGTATCTCATAGTTAGCTGGTTAGTCTGTTCTAAAGTAATTTAATTTCTCTAAACTCTTGCTAAAGTAACAAGCATGTTATTAGGATTAATGGGAGATTCATCGTTTAAGAGACTTGCCTGAAAATGTGCTGGAGTTGCTTACTATGGAGCCTGGAAAACTGGGAGGCAACCAACTTCAAATCGTCAGCCATGAGAACAAATGCCTCTACCTCTGTTTTAGCTTCCACCGTCCTTGTTGAGGTGGGGAGTTTTGAGGCAGAGTTGGGATCCAAAGCCCATGTGAGGAGCTCTTCTCCACAAAAGTCACCAGCCTTGAGATCAGCAGTGTTGAAGAAACCATTCTTGGTCATGGTTGCAAGGCTTCCTCTCAAGATAAAGAGCATTTCATCAACTGGATCACCCTCCCGAACAATTAAACTCTTATTTGTGTAGAGTGCTGACTTTAAACGATCACATAGTGTGTCCAAAAGGTGTTGATCCATTTTCTCAAACATTGGCACCTTTTCAAAGTTGAAAACTAAGTTGGTGGAAAGAGTAGCAAAAACCAGATcagaaaaaatgatgaaataataTGTCTAAGGAAAGCACTCACTCTCCTCAGAAGTTCCAAACAAAGGTGGCGCTTTATGTCTCTCCTGAGGTCTTTAGGAAGGGTTTGGAGCAGAGTGTCTTCTTCAACACCTCTTGTTTCTTGCCATTTATATTGTTCATATTTTCTAATACCTTCCCTCAAGGGCTCCTGAATCATCCGGTGGGACATCCAAATCTCTACTTCTTGCCTTTTCATTCTCATTTTTTCGACTCTCACAGTTGTGGACTGCAAATATTTCTGTAAAGAAAAACAAGAGTGAATTAGATATCTCAACTCAGTACTAAACTAAAAGTTAATAATGTATTTGTTTGACCAAATGTGCTTTTGTTTTGGTTACCTGTATATTGCCAATGAGTAATGAGAAGAATATCAATCCGAAGACTGCAAAAAATATCTCTCCAATAAATATGCTCGTCTTGAGACTTTGGCCAAGAGAACTGCCAAAAGCAAACAacaaagaaagagtttttaattGAGGTAAATAAACAACTTAAAACAAAGTACATTATTCATATGATAAAGAGAAGGTGTATAAGACCAACCTGAAATTCCGTAGTCCCCACCAAAAGCAGTATAAAATTTTGGAGTGAAAATGTGTGCTTTCAACCACACCAGACTTGATAGCATCAGTATACATTCCAAACTCAAATACATCCTTTTCAGAACCGATGGAAGAGCAAGAGACGTTCAGGAGGGCTTTTACATGATCATGATTATCACCAGACTTTtgagtacaatacatatatctaGGATCCCAGTTCTGGATCATAAATACGATTCGCCAGCATGTATAGAGTCTCTCAAAAGAGAATAAGTACCATAAAGCTCCTAGTAACTAGTACAAAACATTCAAGTGTGGTTGGTGGTCAGAAGTCCTCATTTCATGGCATTTTGAGTGTTGTAAGAATTCAAAAACGGTTATATAACTTACATGACTTGCAAATATGTATAGGAAAATGTTAAAAACAACTCCAGCCGAAGCAGTAGCAGTTAATACTCCACAATTACTTGTTACTTCTCTGAATAGTGGCACAATTCGCACGAACCTCGGAACATACTGACATAAAATTACGATTTTCAACATCTCCATAGTTAAAATTGAGCGTTTCATGAAAGCAAGAACTATAAGCTGATGAAACAACATTCATACATGTGTAAGGTAGTGAAAGTAAAATGGAttaacgaagaagaagaagagttaGAATTAAGCAGATTCATACCTGAGGCAGTGGAAGAACAGAGAGAATATCAACAATGAAGTAGGTTAACAAGTATCTTTTAGCAATAGCAAAAGGATCATCAACTAATTCACCTAATACTCTAGAAGAAGGGGCAATAAACCCAGTTTGGAACTGAAAGATAATCCTGAGTACGTAAAATATATCGATAATTGTTCGAAGGAGACAAAAAATGATTTCCAAAGACTCGTCCAAAGTTATGCATTTCTCCTTATGATCTATTCCAGCAACGTAGAAAAATAAAGGGTCCAAGGACACTGCCACTAAACAGGACAGAATAAATATGTTGTTCCATTTTTTAAGGAATGACCCTTGAGGGTCAAGAATGTTCTTTCTAGGCTCTTTGTTCCTCTCTTGCTTTTTAACAGTGGgatggaaaattgacattttggACACCTCTCTGAACTTGCTCCAAATCATCTCTGGGTGGGTTTTTATTATACATATGTTTATAGTTCACTTGGTTTGAGCAGCTATTACTCTTCAAATGCAATTCCGAATACTGACATTGACCTCTTCTACGAGCATGGAGAACCCAAGCAATCAAaagcaattattattattattattatattgttggGAGAGTGTTGAACTTGAACGTCTGTTTTGTGCAGACCTTTTCAAAAGAACACTTTTCGCTATCTAAGACGTATGAAGCCTAAGGGAGataaaattccttcaagagCCACAAACTTCCACACAttcataaatgaaaaataatgacAAACATCCATCAAAGAAAAACAGCGAATAGGTGAATCAGTTTGACTGCCGACGTGTACCATTTTATTACATTGACCAAATTGCGTTCTTGGACCATGCATGAAAACGGGACCAAATAAATGTCAACAAGCAACAACACTCACCAATATATTGTTTTGGGTTACAGACAGTGATTAGAACTTTTACAGTAAAGTACCGTATATTTGTATATTTGTAATTTATACCAATTTTActgtataaataaaaaaaattactttgaaatctaaaaataaaccaaccccgtattattattattattattttttttttattgtgcaAATA is a window from the Cannabis sativa cultivar Pink pepper isolate KNU-18-1 chromosome 1, ASM2916894v1, whole genome shotgun sequence genome containing:
- the LOC115707560 gene encoding non-specific lipid-transfer protein A-like isoform X1; the encoded protein is MSTKRVKVVAVAVSLLMLIQVGWSQQEGSSQPQCNQVVQQLTPCVQYVTGRESKPSDACCNGAKQLAASAKTTKDRQTACSCIKQAVGGLPNVDPSKISSVPKECNIDFSLPPITRDFDCSTIKAMYW
- the LOC115707560 gene encoding probable non-specific lipid-transfer protein 2 isoform X2, yielding MSTKRVKVVAVAVSLLMLIQVGWSQQEGSSQPQCNQVVQQLTPCVQYVTGRESKPSDACCNGAKQLAASAKTTKDRQTACSCIKQAVGGLPNVDPSKISSVPKECNIDFSLPPITRDFDCSTYD